CTATAATTTCTCGCAATTATGGAATAAGAGATCTGATTTTTTCTTTATCGCCAACCGCTTCTACAACACTGGAAGTTCATTGCTCAAAATTAGATTATAGAATGCTATTCCGAATTAAACAATAATGAAAACAGGCGCGGCAGATTGGAAGACCGCACTTGAATGATTAATTCATCAGGATAGACCAACTTATGGTATTACAGTAATAGTTAGCGAATCATTTGTTCTTATCACTGTCATAGAATACAATTTTAACTTTTTCTTCTGTGATCAATCCTTGATTAATTACTTCATCTAATTTTGGTCTGATCCTATCGATATTCTCTTCAAGATCAGCAACTTCGATAAGTATTGGCATGTCAGTTGATAAACGCAGTATAGAAGTTGTATGAATTCGGCTATGTTTTCCAAAGCCAGCAATGCCCCTAAAAACAGTAGCTCCGGCTACACCTTCAGTTTTTAGCATTTCGACAATGTGCATATATAACGGCTTACCTTTGAAATGATCAGATTCCCCTATGAATATCCTCAATAATATGGCTGTAGACTCTTTTTTCATGCAATTTTCCTCACAACCCATCATTTGATCCGTTTTCATTTCATTCCTCCTAACAGGTAAGAGCTAACACTTAGAGCTACAATCTTACCTAAATATACAGCCAGCATGGAAAATAATACTGTCGATACCACATTTATCGTCATAAATGTTAATTTTGAGTCATCAAGTAATCGGAATGACTCATAACCGAACGTTGATAGAGTTGTAAAAGCTCCCAGAATGCCTATTGTAAGAAATATTCTGGTTTGACCACTAAAGAATCCCTGATATTCAGAAAGATACATTATTAAGCCCAAAAAGAAGCTGCCAATAGTGTTTATAGCTAGAGTCCCTACTGGAAAATTAACAAAATTGTTCTGTATCCATCCACCTAAGGTAAATCTCAGGATAGCACCTATAAAGCCGCCTATACCGACTAACAAAATAGTATACACATTAAAACCTCAACTGTTATGTAGAAGTCATCAGCGTAAGCGGTTTAGACTATAAAGTCCAGGCGGACCTCATCACCTATAGGATAGCGTTTGCCGACATTAAATAAATAGATTACGAAAAAACCAATGAGGATCACGCAGTTAAAAAACAAATGCATATTATGAAAGAAATTACAAGGCCAACAATATAAGTTTAATTTCTTTGGTTTTATGAAAGTCATTTGTTAAATCAGCCATTATTAAACAACATATAAGAATACGGCACTTATTGTTTCTGTCATATCTTTACATCCAGTAAATTTTCAAGAAATATGACATTTTTCACGATGCTTGGCTCCCTCAATATTATCATAGCTTCTGTAAAATCGATACCCCTCAAAAATCAATGCCCCCTCAAAAATCAATGCCTTCACTCAAATCAGGACCCTTTACGATAAGCTGCGAATTATGTTATATAGATTTAAGCCTAAAATTTAGTTAAAAAAGACTGAAAAACAGTGAAGAGCTGCGCAGCCTATTTCACTGCCTGAAGTTAACCCGGTATACGTATCCTGAGTATACAGTATCCTGATGTGGACAGGATAGAAAGGATATGAAAGGATATGAAAGGATATTTTTTTCTTAATTTCAACGACTGCTGCAAGTGGAGTATAAAAATGTACGGGATTGCACTTGACCTGGGTACCAGCGGCTTTAGAGCGCAGCTTATAGACCTGGAAACAAAAAAAGTTGTAAAAACTGCCATGACGATGAGGCACCCCCTGCCAGGGGGCAACGTGATCGACCACCTGGACTTCGCACTGGAAGTAGGAGAAGATATTGCAAACAACATCATACTGGATGCGGTATGTAAGATTATTGAAACCTTCGAGATTGATCCTGCCTGCATCCGGAAACTGGTCGTATGCGGAAACCCTATCCAGCTTTCGCTCTTCCAGAACTCGGAGATAAGAGACCTTGCTTTTGCCGGAAAGAATATGCAGAGAAGGCTTGGAGTCGAGAATGTGGATAGGAGTGCAAGAGTATTTCCGGCATCCGAACTTTTCAGGGGAGTCCTGGATCTGCCGAACTGCGAAATAACCGTGCCTCCGGCTATCGCCCATGAGATCGGAGCCGATGCCCTGGCGATGATGATCGAAACTGATTTCCTGAACCAGAAAGAAGTCTCCATTGTCACTGATTACGGTACTAACGCGGAAATGGCGATAAAAGCAGGAGACAGGATTATCACGGGCAGTGCTGCTGCAGGACCTGCAATAGAGGGGCAGGGTATAAGCTGCGGAATGATTGCAAGCCCGGGCGCGATTTCAGATGTAAACATTGAAAAGGATAGTAATGGAAATGACTGCTGGCGGCTTACAGTCCTGAATGAAAAGATGGAAGGAAGACCCGGAGATCTGATAAAACCCATTAACGGCGAAACTGTAGAAAAAGGAGAAATAGAGGCAGTGGGAATTACCGGAACCGGAGTGATTGCAGTTATTGCTCTTGCAATGGAGACAGGGCTTATGCAACAGCCTCCGAAACTGCCCAACGGGAGGCTGATCCTTGGCAGCGGGATAGAGATTACAGACGGGGATATTGCCGAAGCCGGAAAAGCTATAGGAGCAATCAGGGCAGCTCAGCTTACACTCCTGCTTGAAGCGGGAGTCCCTTTCGAAGAACTCGAAAATGTTTACATGTCAGGAGCTTCAGGGACGTATGTTGACTGCAGAAAGGCCAGAAAAATAGGTTCCTGCCCTGATTTTTCAAAGAAGGCTGTCCAGTTTGGAAACACTTCCATCGCTCTTGCACGCGAACTTATTCTGGACCCATCCAGGCTTGAGGAAATAATCGCTCTTGCAGGTACTATAAAAGCAGACCACCTGATGATGGCTACTAGCGAGACCTTCAAGAACATTTACACATGTGAGCTTTCTTACTGGACAGAAGGTATGAGTATGAAGCTCTACAAGAAGTTTTTCAAAATGTATAAGTACCCTTCTCTCCCGGAACCCGTAGAGAATGCAGTAATGGAAAAAAGAGCTGCCAGAGATATCGAGGAAACAGGAAACGTTCCTGTAGAAATTGTGGAAGATGTCGGGATCACCATAGAGGTCCCTCTGGAAAGCTGCCTCCAGTGCCAGCGCTGCAATGAAGAATGCCCGGAAAATGCACTTGTGACCATTGAGAAAAACGGAAGCTACTTTGCAAGCTGCAGGACTCAGGACTGCCTCGGGACAAGTTGCAGACGCTGTGTCCGTGCGTGCCCGATAAAAGCAATAGACTTCAAAAACATTGCTACTCTTGGTGTAAACGGACTTCAGAGAAGTGGGATAACCGGCGGGGTTTACTGAAGGAAGTCCTTAAAAATTATCTAAATCGAAGGGACTTCAAAATGACAAAAATAAACTTATCTTCCCGCATCTGCGGTATAAGCCACACGGTTAAAGGAAGGGTTGAAGGA
The genomic region above belongs to Methanosarcina horonobensis HB-1 = JCM 15518 and contains:
- a CDS encoding DUF190 domain-containing protein, yielding MKTDQMMGCEENCMKKESTAILLRIFIGESDHFKGKPLYMHIVEMLKTEGVAGATVFRGIAGFGKHSRIHTTSILRLSTDMPILIEVADLEENIDRIRPKLDEVINQGLITEEKVKIVFYDSDKNK
- the crcB gene encoding fluoride efflux transporter CrcB; the protein is MYTILLVGIGGFIGAILRFTLGGWIQNNFVNFPVGTLAINTIGSFFLGLIMYLSEYQGFFSGQTRIFLTIGILGAFTTLSTFGYESFRLLDDSKLTFMTINVVSTVLFSMLAVYLGKIVALSVSSYLLGGMK
- a CDS encoding methylamine methyltransferase corrinoid protein reductive activase, whose product is MYGIALDLGTSGFRAQLIDLETKKVVKTAMTMRHPLPGGNVIDHLDFALEVGEDIANNIILDAVCKIIETFEIDPACIRKLVVCGNPIQLSLFQNSEIRDLAFAGKNMQRRLGVENVDRSARVFPASELFRGVLDLPNCEITVPPAIAHEIGADALAMMIETDFLNQKEVSIVTDYGTNAEMAIKAGDRIITGSAAAGPAIEGQGISCGMIASPGAISDVNIEKDSNGNDCWRLTVLNEKMEGRPGDLIKPINGETVEKGEIEAVGITGTGVIAVIALAMETGLMQQPPKLPNGRLILGSGIEITDGDIAEAGKAIGAIRAAQLTLLLEAGVPFEELENVYMSGASGTYVDCRKARKIGSCPDFSKKAVQFGNTSIALARELILDPSRLEEIIALAGTIKADHLMMATSETFKNIYTCELSYWTEGMSMKLYKKFFKMYKYPSLPEPVENAVMEKRAARDIEETGNVPVEIVEDVGITIEVPLESCLQCQRCNEECPENALVTIEKNGSYFASCRTQDCLGTSCRRCVRACPIKAIDFKNIATLGVNGLQRSGITGGVY